The sequence TCACGCCGGGCCAGTTCCAACGGTGCAGGAAAAAGCCGCCTGCGCCGCCGATCACGCTGGCGCCGAGATAATAGAAGAGAAGATAGAGTGACGAGGCTTGCGCCTTGTCCTGCGCGGCGCATTTGCCGATCCAGCTGCTCACCACCGAATGGCTGGCGAAGAAGCCGAACGTGAAAACGGCCAGCCCGGTCAGTTTTAAAAAGAGCGGAGACAAGAGCGTGGCGAGCGCGCCGACCAGCATGATCGAAAGAGAACGGCAAAGGATACGCGAATGCCCGAGCTGATCGGCTTGGCGTCCCATGTAGGTGGAACTGAACGTGCCGACCAGATAAAGAAAGAACAGCGCGCCGATCGCGGTCTGACTGAGACTATAAGGCGGCGCCAGGAGCGGGTAACCGATGTAATTGTATAACGTGACAAAGCTGCCCATGATTGCAAAGCCGATCGCATATAGCGAGAGCAGGACCCGGTTTTGCAAGAGACGCAGCAGCGCCAGTGCCAGTTGACGCGGCGGTTTCGGCGACGCTTGGAAGCGCTGCGAGTTCGGCAGCGCCAGCCAAAAACCGAGGCTGGCTAAAAGCGTCAAAAGACCGAGTGAACCGAGCGCCAGTTGCCAGGAGAAATGATCGGTGATCGCGCTGACGGCCAGACGTCCGGCCAGTCCGCCGATCGAAGTGCCGCTGACGTAAATGCCCATGACGAGGCCGGTGATGCTTGGATCGAATTCCTCGTTGACATAGGCCATGGCGATCGAGGGAAAGCCGGCCAGCAGGACGCCCTGCAGCGCCCGGAAGAATAAGAGGTGGTTGAAGTCGTTGACAAAGGCGCTGGCCAGCGTCAAGAGCGAAGCGCCGCCGAGCGCGATCGCCATCGTGCGTTTGCGCCCGATCCGGTCGGACAATCCTGCCACGAGCAGCATCGAGAGAGCCATCGCCCCGGTCGGCAGCGACACGGATAAGCTGGCCCAAGAGGGAGACAACTGAAACTCGCGCGAGAATACCGGCAACAGCGGCTGCGTACAATAAAGCACGGCGAAACTGACCAGGCTGCCGGCGAAGAGCGCGGCAATCGCCCGGTAATAAGCGCGACTATCTTTAAGAATGTAAGCTTGCATAAAAAACACGGTCCTTTCACGCGGGTTATCCTTTTTCTTCTATCATAATAGGGAATAGTTCATGCGTCCAATGCATTGTTTACATTGAAATGATGCGTTATGATTATATAAAGGTGGTGAGCGAATGCAGTGGAGTCAATTTCAACAGTTCAAGACGGTTGCCAGACTGGAGAACATCACGCAAGCCGCGCTGGAACTGTCCGTTTCACAACCGGCGCTGAGCCGCTCAATGGCAAAGCTGGAAGAAGAGCTTGGCTTCGCCTTGTTTGAACGCGGCGGCAAGCGGATCAAACTAAGCGTTTGCGGCAGGATGTTCCTGCAGTATATCGAGCGGGCGATGCTTGAAATCGAGCAGGGGCGGGAATCGATCCGCGAGTACATCGACCCGGAACAGGGGACAGTCGCGCTCGCTTTTTTGCACTCGCTGGGAACGAACTTCGTGCCCAGTCTGGTTGGACGTTTTCGCAAGCTGCACCCTAAGGTGCAGTTCAAACTCTACCAAAACGGCACGGCGGCGTTGGTCAAACAGTTGCTCGGCGGTGAGATCGACCTATGCCTCTGCGCGGCGGTGGAAGAAGAAGGCATTGAATGGACGCCGCTCTTTAAGGAAGAACTGTTCATTGCCGTGCCGGCTGCGCATCCATTGGCGAAGTGCGCCAGCATCCGCCTCTGCGACATCGCGGAAGAACCGCTGATCACCTTTAAAGAACATTACGGCTTGCGGATCTTAAGCGACGCACTGCTGCGCAGCGCGAACATCGCCCCGGAA comes from Azotosporobacter soli and encodes:
- a CDS encoding MFS transporter — translated: MQAYILKDSRAYYRAIAALFAGSLVSFAVLYCTQPLLPVFSREFQLSPSWASLSVSLPTGAMALSMLLVAGLSDRIGRKRTMAIALGGASLLTLASAFVNDFNHLLFFRALQGVLLAGFPSIAMAYVNEEFDPSITGLVMGIYVSGTSIGGLAGRLAVSAITDHFSWQLALGSLGLLTLLASLGFWLALPNSQRFQASPKPPRQLALALLRLLQNRVLLSLYAIGFAIMGSFVTLYNYIGYPLLAPPYSLSQTAIGALFFLYLVGTFSSTYMGRQADQLGHSRILCRSLSIMLVGALATLLSPLFLKLTGLAVFTFGFFASHSVVSSWIGKCAAQDKAQASSLYLLFYYLGASVIGGAGGFFLHRWNWPGVIFLAAFVLSLAFAVSFFLLRQEKSAAIQASSPLSVES
- a CDS encoding LysR family transcriptional regulator produces the protein MQWSQFQQFKTVARLENITQAALELSVSQPALSRSMAKLEEELGFALFERGGKRIKLSVCGRMFLQYIERAMLEIEQGRESIREYIDPEQGTVALAFLHSLGTNFVPSLVGRFRKLHPKVQFKLYQNGTAALVKQLLGGEIDLCLCAAVEEEGIEWTPLFKEELFIAVPAAHPLAKCASIRLCDIAEEPLITFKEHYGLRILSDALLRSANIAPEIKFEGEEIMTVAGLVEAGLGVAMIPHIHGLEQMKIVFLPIVEPVCFRTIGLAWQPGRYISPAVKQFKDFILQEEKKQHSLN